The DNA sequence GCAGGAAAACAGGGCTGACATTTGCTGTCGAGGCCGGGACCCAGCGCCTGCGGGATGTCATCAATAAAAACCTAACCGAGGAACAACTCACCGAAACAGTGAAAGCAGCCCTTGAAGGAGGATGGACCGGATTCAAGCTCTATTTTATGATCGGCCTGCCTACCGAGACAGATGAAGATGTCGCCGCCATCGCCGCTCTGCTCAACCGTCTCGATGTCCTGCTCAGGCAGTGTCGGGGCCGTCACATCAATGTCACCGTTTCCCCGTTTTCACCCAAGCCCATGACTCCTTTCCAATGGGAAAACCAAAATTCAACCGCAGAGCTTTCACGAAAAATTCGGCTGCTCAAATCCCATCTTGCTGCAAAATCGGTGGTTATAAAGGAGACTAATCCTGAGGTTTCCATGCTCGAGAACCGTCTGGGCCGCGGAACCCGGGAAACCGCCTCGGTAATTCTTAAGGCCTGGAAGATGGGAAGCAGGCTCGACGGCTGGTCGGAGCATTTCAACGGCGGCATTTGGCGTGAAGCTTTCTCCGGAGCGGGCATCGATCTGGGAGAAGGCGGAGGAGGATTCGCTCCGGGTTCGCCGCTCCCCTGGGGGCACCTGCATTTCGGTGTGGATGAAGCGTATCTCCTGAAACAGCGTGAAGAGGCTTATCGCGGGGAGACCACACCCGATTGCTCAATCTCCTGCCGGAACTGCGGTCCTTATGCATCGTTCTGTTCCTCGGTGAAAAAAAGAGCAAAAGATGTCTCTCCCACACCCGGTGTGGAAAGAAAAATGGCTGATATCAGGTTTGGGAGAAAGAAAAAAACCGTTGTCACTGCGAAGGTGGTTTCCCCGATTATTACCGGGACCCGTTTTCGCGTGAAGTATTCCAAAAATGGTCCTACTCGATTCATCGGTCATCTCGATCTGGTGAGAATTTTCGACCGAGTGATGAGGAGAGAGGGAATACCCGTGGCCTATTCGCAGGGTTTCCATCCCCACCCGAAGATCTCGTTCGGCCCTCCGCTCCCTCTCGGCATGAGCAGCTCAGCCGAATATGTGGACTTTTCGTTGAGCGCTCCCTTCCAGGATGTCGGCAAAACCCTTGCCAGAAGTCTGATGAACGGCATGGAAGTTATTTCGGTGAGACCCATTTCTGAAAAAGCCGAATCCCTGACCAAAATCATCACCCAGGCCGAGTACAGGGTTAGCTGTACTCTGAATGAGAAAGCAGCGGAAAATATCGGCCATCTTCTCGAATGCGATCATATCCTGATCAAGCGAGCGACCAAAAACGGTATCAAAGAGGTAGATGTCCGTCCCGGAATCATTGATATCGTAATCGCCGGGGACGGCGGCGGGTTTACCATGATTCTCAGCATGGAATCGGGAAAATCGGCGAAACCATCGGAAATTCTGGAACTTATTTTCTGCGGCGGACAACCTTTGATGGTGACGCGAACAGAGCAGTATGCCGAAGTACAGGGAAAGAGGGT is a window from the Candidatus Latescibacter sp. genome containing:
- a CDS encoding TIGR03960 family B12-binding radical SAM protein — protein: MQYQDDIKKKLEQVLIQVAKPARYVDGELHAVKKSPEQSSIKICLAFPDIYDIGQSYLGYHILYHILNKLPGVLCERTFAPWTDMEQVMREQGIPLFSLESFLPVSSFDVVGFTFQYELHYTTILNMLDLAGIPFSAQERDAGWPLILGGGPCCSNPEPMAEFFDAFLLGDGEEGFPEILAVVERCRQSAMPKPHLLHELSRVEGVYIPSFYRPIHGAGGEFLGMEALHGAPTPVWSRTVEELKAEYYPDRPLVPLTEVVHDRLSVEIMRGCSRGCRFCGAGMTYRPKRVRPAAEVVNQVVAGIQSTGWEEVSLVSLSSSDYPGLDEVVNRIGSQLSGKAVSISLSSLRADNFSLSIANNAAGGRKTGLTFAVEAGTQRLRDVINKNLTEEQLTETVKAALEGGWTGFKLYFMIGLPTETDEDVAAIAALLNRLDVLLRQCRGRHINVTVSPFSPKPMTPFQWENQNSTAELSRKIRLLKSHLAAKSVVIKETNPEVSMLENRLGRGTRETASVILKAWKMGSRLDGWSEHFNGGIWREAFSGAGIDLGEGGGGFAPGSPLPWGHLHFGVDEAYLLKQREEAYRGETTPDCSISCRNCGPYASFCSSVKKRAKDVSPTPGVERKMADIRFGRKKKTVVTAKVVSPIITGTRFRVKYSKNGPTRFIGHLDLVRIFDRVMRREGIPVAYSQGFHPHPKISFGPPLPLGMSSSAEYVDFSLSAPFQDVGKTLARSLMNGMEVISVRPISEKAESLTKIITQAEYRVSCTLNEKAAENIGHLLECDHILIKRATKNGIKEVDVRPGIIDIVIAGDGGGFTMILSMESGKSAKPSEILELIFCGGQPLMVTRTEQYAEVQGKRVSPLEIVR